The DNA segment TCTCCCGGATTCAGCGCAGGATATTTTGTTCGTTTTGACAGGGGTGGCATGACTGATTCTTCCCCCTCGCCCGTCACCATACGAATCAACGCGCTTTGAGAACTTTTCCCAACAACGATCGCCATTTCCCCGCTCTCCCCGCCTTGCAGGAGCGATTCGCGATCCGTAACTCGAAATCCAGATTTGGCGTCACCGCCACGATGACAACCAACACAGGAACGGTCAAGCAAAGGTTTGATGTCCGAAACGAACTCGACGCTGATCTTTGCTTCAGTGGGACTGAGGTCCGAATTGGCCGTTGCTTGAGAAACAGGTGTCATCGCCAGGGTCATCGCCATCGCGGACCAAGCGGTCGCGGGCGCGGAGATCCACTGATCATTCTCGAATGGAAATCCACTCTCGAAATAAGACTGAAACGGCCAAGCACGAGCTTTTACAAACCAAGAGCCATCATCAAACTGAGTCCGGAGCAGATACTCGAGTCCCCGTTGGTAAGCCGGATGTTCAGTATCCAATCTGCCCGCCACATGCAAAGCGACCAAAGATTGACCTGTCGCCCACGCATCACTCGGAAGATCGGGAAGTTGCGACCAGCCGCCATCCTCTCGTTGTTGTTGCAAAAGCTTATTAACCGATGCAGACAGTCGTCGAGCGGGCACGCCCGACCAAGCAAGTCCAAGCATGCGAAAAACAACTTCCTGGTGGTAGCGAGGTTCACTTGCCGCTAACCATTGCGAGGCCCGCTTGATGCTCGCCCGATTTTCTGACATTTTCCCACGCATCGGATAGAGCTGCAGTGAACGCATCGAAATCGCGGTCGCGACAACATCCGCACCACCTAGCGGCGGTCGTAACATCCCAGCAGACCAATGACCATCGGGATGTTGAAGCCCGGCCAAGTACCACACCGCAGCATCCGTCACCGAGTCAGCCCGATAACCTAGCGACGCCAATCCCCAAAGCCCATAACCAAGAAATCGTGGGGCCACCGGTACAGGTCGATCCATCTGATAGGCACGCTCGGAAAACTGTTTCCATTTTTTTATTTGTCGCTCGACCATTCGATCGATCGATTTTCGATCGAGCTCAATGCCTCGATCAGCAGCCCATCCCAGCGCCACACTCGGTAGATTCTGGTGATGACAGGAAATACAGTTTTTGCGTTCGTCGAGAAATCCGTCAGAACTCAACTGCAACAACGCTAAACTCTTGCGAGTCGCTTGGCTCAGTCGCTGCTGCCAATCAGCGTCCTGCCGGCGCAACGATCGATTCGGAATCGTTCTTTCCTGATCTGGCGACTCCTGCACCCCCGCATCGGTCAATAAGGCGATCACCGACGAATCACCACGCCGGCGAGCCCATGTCAGTGCAGTTTCATCCGCCTCATTTCGTGCCGTCACATCGACACCACGCTCAATCAAGGCTCGGGGAACAGACGTATCACCACATTCGGAGTAGGCCGACAAGACGATTGAGGGAAC comes from the Pirellulaceae bacterium genome and includes:
- a CDS encoding ankyrin repeat domain-containing protein; the encoded protein is MECAQSSGLWRSVTWLVLLANVSIGVADDRMTTHAFFVAIRNGDLGVMTSLLRQGTPANLVLDDETTALMVAARDGTAPMVARLLAHGANANSINREGVTALLWAAGDVRKVRKLIAHGADVNAPSSLGNIPLHVAAGHNGNVEAVRILLRHGANAATKNRNNATPLRFAVLVGDLEIVKVLLDWDAEQKRLGKQLSTLDLSLLELSTQYGHEQLSEFLLKQLAVETKSELALGKSLNNALLAQKPALALRLIEHGADLEHRTSTGKVPSIVLSAYSECGDTSVPRALIERGVDVTARNEADETALTWARRRGDSSVIALLTDAGVQESPDQERTIPNRSLRRQDADWQQRLSQATRKSLALLQLSSDGFLDERKNCISCHHQNLPSVALGWAADRGIELDRKSIDRMVERQIKKWKQFSERAYQMDRPVPVAPRFLGYGLWGLASLGYRADSVTDAAVWYLAGLQHPDGHWSAGMLRPPLGGADVVATAISMRSLQLYPMRGKMSENRASIKRASQWLAASEPRYHQEVVFRMLGLAWSGVPARRLSASVNKLLQQQREDGGWSQLPDLPSDAWATGQSLVALHVAGRLDTEHPAYQRGLEYLLRTQFDDGSWFVKARAWPFQSYFESGFPFENDQWISAPATAWSAMAMTLAMTPVSQATANSDLSPTEAKISVEFVSDIKPLLDRSCVGCHRGGDAKSGFRVTDRESLLQGGESGEMAIVVGKSSQSALIRMVTGEGEESVMPPLSKRTKYPALNPGEIAKLRAWIDAGARW